Within the Medicago truncatula cultivar Jemalong A17 chromosome 4, MtrunA17r5.0-ANR, whole genome shotgun sequence genome, the region ATGTCCCTGCCAACTAAATTATACTTACTAGAcctatttatttactttctctCGGAAAGTATATACATATCCGTAGTATACACCAAACATTTGCCTTTCAAAATATTGTTATCGTTACACGTCACACATGTGCTAGCTACCAAAGCCATCAAAACCAGCATATAAAACCACATTAACCCAATGTGAAGCCCACAAACAAGTAATAACAAAAAAACTCTCTCACTCACTCACACGTACATGTTACCTAGCACTTACCATGGCCACCATCACCAAGTCCAAACCTTACATAGATATTGAACCTGACTACGACAGCAGCTCCTCATCCATCACCGTACCTGAATCAACCCGCAGCTGGATGAGTAACCTCAGCTTCGGAAGCCGCCGCCGTCGAAGCTCCGTCTCCGTTTCTTCCACCACCACATACACCTCTTCAGTATTAGGTTCCAACGCTAAGCCTCATAAGGCAAACCAAGTTGCATGGGAGGCTATGAGTCGACTCCGGCTTGACCAAGGTCGAGTCGGACTCGACCATTTCCGCCTCCTTAAGCGGCTTGGAAGCGGCGATATAGGGAATGTTTATCTTTGTCAGATAAGGAACCCTGTAGTTGGTTTGCCTCAGTGTTTCTATGCTATGAAAGTTGTTGATAGAGAAGCACTTGCTATAAGGAAGAAGCTACAAAGAGCAGAGATGGAGAAGGAGATTTTAGGGATGCTTGATCATCCTTTTTTACCTACTTTGTATACTGATTTTGATGCTTCTCATTACTCTTGTTTGGTTATGGAGTTTTGTCCTGGTGGTGATTTGTATGCTTGTCGCCAACGCCAGCCTGGGAAGCGCTTTTCATTATCATCCTCTAAgtaagttcattttttttttttttttactcaaaccTTATACATTTTCATTCTTCATATACAAGAGATTAATATTATATACGTTTGgataaatagtttaattaaaGGCTTAAATTATAATCACTTATTAAatagtaaaagataaaataaagtcaaagtTTTTCCTTCATATAATCTATAAACTGTTTTtgatatactatatatatatatatcagagagtgtaggaaaataaaataaaaacaatttatgtcTTGTCATAAGGACTCTCAAATAGTTTCCTATGTTGTTTTCAAATGAGTGTTTGTGAATGGAAAATATAGATATCCTGGGACTTTTGTCTCTTGTATGGTTCACAAGGCCCTACTTGATTCTAACATGGTTAATTTCTCTTGATAGACATAATTTATGTAGTAGTGCTTAATCTTTTGACCTATTTAACACCATAATAGGTacaaagcttttttttttcttttcaatttttttgatgtTCTTGCATTAATTCTTTGAGCTGTAATTTGAActcataatttatgaaaaaacataattataaaAGGCCTtttataattatgttttttttttttttatggttgtaAACTagtaataactaataattaGGTTTGTAATTAGCTTTGAATGAAAATGGCTTTTTATAATTATGGTTGCAAACTATAATTAGTAATAATTAgtttgattattaatataataaaataataattataattataattatgtgAAGATATTAACCAATTAAGAACAGGTTTTATGCTGCTGAAACACTATTGGCACTAGAGTATCTACACATGATGGGAATAGTATACAGAGATTTAAAGCCAGAGAATGTTTTAGTAAGAGAAGATGGACACATAATGCTTTCAGATTTTGATCTTTCACTCAAATGTGACGTTGTTCCAAAGCTCTTAAGAAGCAAAACAAGATTAGAACGAAGTATCAAAACAACTACTACAATGAGATGTTCAACACCTTCTTGCATTTCTCCCATGCAACCAGTTCTGTCTTGTTtcttatcatcatcaacaaagaaaaagaaaacaaaacttgAAACTGTTATTAGAGAAAATGTTCAAGAAGAGTTTGAGGTTGATCTTGATCCTGATTTTGTAGCTGAACCAATTGAAGCAAGATCAAAATCATTTGTGGGGACACATGAATATTTAGCACCAGAAGTTATATTAGGACAAGGTCATGGAAGTGCAGTGGATTGGTGGACATTTGGTGTTTTTTTGTATGAAATGTTATATGGAAGAACACCATTTAAAGGTGAGAACAATGAGAAAACATTGGTCAACATTCTTAAGCAACCTTTGACTTTTCCTAGGATTGGTGTTAGTAGTAATTATGAGTTTGAAGAGATGGTGAAAGTTCAAGATCTTATTAGCAAATTGTTGGTGAAGAATCCAAGTAAGAGAATTGGAAGCTGTTTGGGTTCTGTTGAGATTAAAAGACATGAGTTTTTTAAGGGTGTTAATTGGGCTTTGATTAGATCAGTTAGACCCCCTGAGGTTCCTAGTGACAAGAATAAGACTAGGAATAGAGTTTTGGTGCCTAAATTAAGCAAGAAAGATAGAGATCAACCATTTCAGCTTAAACATCAATTTGATTACTtctaagtgtatgtttggtttgtcGGAGTTCGATAAAATTATATCATGCCATTAATTTTAAATGGAGCTTCAATAAAATTATGGTATCACGATGATTTTATGGAATACACTTATGTTCTGATCGTAGAATGTAATTACAATAGTTTAGggaaaatatgttgtgttttccACAAAAGAAATTCCGATTTatgtcttattttattttttgtatgatGAGATAAGAGAGTTATAAATTAATGTATGATGACCAAGGTATACTATGCATTGAACTAAGTTATTTGTTGATTATTATAATATGAATTAATCTTACTATATGATAATTATCGGTAGTTGAGGATTTGTAGGTGTAAAAAAGTAGGATGCCATAATTGTTCTAATGTGATTTTCATGAAAGCTTATGAAATCATGTGATGACAATAATTACAGTCTTCAATATTGATGAGAAAGAATTGAAGGGAAAATCACCTTTATTTTAACAATACTTTATAACATTGTATACTTTTCTCGTATGGTTTCTTTTATATGCGCATTCACATGTCCTTTTCACcgaatgaagaaaagaaagaaaaaggaactGTCTTCTGTGGGCTCTTTCTTCTAATCCTTTTCCATGAATTCTAAATTACCGTGATTATTGTCCATTATCCATTATATACATATGGTTTCTTTTGTTGGTAGAATATACATATTAAACAAAagattgaattttatttatttataaatactcATGTCAGATCAAAgtaaaaaagttgaaaacattatttttcaaaagagtgTGGCTCATTTGAAGCAACAGAGAAACTTCATTCAGTCCTTGCAAAATATACACCTTTAAAGTGCAAGGAAAATATACACCTTTAAAGAGTAGTCTTTAAAATCAAGAAAGTGTTAATAGTAAGAGTTTCACCATGTAATTTCAATCGATTGGATTTATTCTCTTATGGTTGCACAATGATAATTAGTGTTACCATTAGTGTCACCTAATAACAAGAATAATTTCTAATATTCTtctattctttttatataaaaagtagCCATTCTTTCCCAAATCAAGGGTAATGAATGTTGGAGTTATTATAAAATGGAGGAGATTAGATTTAGTAACTGTAATGATGAGGTGAGAGTGGGAACAAAATTAAAGGAGTGTAGAATGTGTGGACCATTTTGAATATGCAGTGAACAAAATGGGTGGAATAATTGAAATCTTAACCTCTAGTAAACAAAAGGAAACCAATCAAAATTCTCAAGAGGAATCATTTTCTTACCTAAAGTATTACTATGAATCAGTGCATATGGATGACAACACAAAACTCTGGTTCTCTCTCTTCCACAGCAGCCCAAATAACAATGAACATTCATTAGGCTTCCTGCTGGGATCCTTTATCTCTTTGTGCCTGCCTCCTGGTCAAAACAAAGAGGCCATTTTCCCTTTTTCCAATGAACCTTTCATCTTCACATGGTGATGACAACATGTACATTACACAATAGTACACTAATAACTTAACTATTCTACTACATGATTGATAGAACACAATGAAGCACGAACACTCCTCGGACTATTAGTAGTGTCGGCATATCAGTGTTCGTACTTCATAGATAGAataattaattgtaattttcattttgatccatCATAGTTAGGTTTTTGACTCGCGTCAAGATATTCTCACACTTTAGATCATTTGTGTTCGTTATAAAACTAATCATTAACTAATAACAAGACATGAGTTCTTTTTATATCGGGTTGGACCGCCTTCAAAATAAATGACTCTAGAAGAGATTAAACTCGGACTTTTTATAGAAATAGAGTCAGGTTACCTACTCTCTataaaagaattcaaaatttgagaataaattgGGAGTACaaaaattcatcatcacataTGTATAATATGTAAGCAAGTAGCAAAAGAAAACATGATTAAAAATTggaactattaatttaaatatgaagatGACAGGGGCTTTCTCCCTCCACAAAGGAGagattcataattaatttgttaatcacata harbors:
- the LOC11441185 gene encoding protein kinase PINOID 2, giving the protein MATITKSKPYIDIEPDYDSSSSSITVPESTRSWMSNLSFGSRRRRSSVSVSSTTTYTSSVLGSNAKPHKANQVAWEAMSRLRLDQGRVGLDHFRLLKRLGSGDIGNVYLCQIRNPVVGLPQCFYAMKVVDREALAIRKKLQRAEMEKEILGMLDHPFLPTLYTDFDASHYSCLVMEFCPGGDLYACRQRQPGKRFSLSSSKFYAAETLLALEYLHMMGIVYRDLKPENVLVREDGHIMLSDFDLSLKCDVVPKLLRSKTRLERSIKTTTTMRCSTPSCISPMQPVLSCFLSSSTKKKKTKLETVIRENVQEEFEVDLDPDFVAEPIEARSKSFVGTHEYLAPEVILGQGHGSAVDWWTFGVFLYEMLYGRTPFKGENNEKTLVNILKQPLTFPRIGVSSNYEFEEMVKVQDLISKLLVKNPSKRIGSCLGSVEIKRHEFFKGVNWALIRSVRPPEVPSDKNKTRNRVLVPKLSKKDRDQPFQLKHQFDYF